A genomic region of Macadamia integrifolia cultivar HAES 741 unplaced genomic scaffold, SCU_Mint_v3 scaffold_252A, whole genome shotgun sequence contains the following coding sequences:
- the LOC122071530 gene encoding E3 ubiquitin-protein ligase ATL41-like yields MALGGGLWFVSDNIIISGLTIIVAILFLLVLYRYVLCLSGSNYVTAIRGGANQPIESLEAAAGGQVQSRETPYTGLDPFIMATLPVYVYKQTDQLEKDGTRECVVCLSSFVNEEVAMLLPNCGHMFHSECINMWFTSHTTCPICRCPAEPWVVPEPMEKRIGWLSFTAIDIDFFNPITPNSEGTSDGSAQASEVGGLGSRLNSFERLIGEGWRHISEGIHPSDQTGGVEDPEGQ; encoded by the coding sequence ATGGCTTTGGGTGGTGGGTTGTGGTTTGTTTCAGATAATATCATCATAAGTGGCCTCACTATAATTGTTGCCATTTTGTTTCTCCTCGTTCTCTACAGGTATGTGTTGTGTCTTTCTGGGAGTAACTATGTCACGGCCATCCGTGGAGGGGCCAATCAACCAATTGAGAGCCTCGAAGCGGCCGCCGGCGGGCAAGTGCAGTCACGCGAAACACCTTATACAGGGCTTGATCCATTCATCATGGCTACCTTGCCTGTCTATGTTTACAAACAAACAGATCAGCTCGAAAAGGATGGCACTAGAGAATGTGTGGTTTGCTTGAGCAGTTTTGTGAATGAAGAAGTTGCAATGCTTCTGCCTAACTGTGGGCACATGTTTCATTCAGAGTGTATTAATATGTGGTTCACCTCACACACAACATGTCCAATTTGCCGGTGTCCTGCTGAACCTTGGGTGGTGCCGGAGCCTATGGAGAAGAGAATTGGTTGGTTATCATTTACAGCTATAGACATTGATTTCTTCAACCCAATAACTCCAAATTCAGAGGGTACATCGGATGGTTCAGCACAAGCTTCTGAGGTTGGAGGACTAGGCTCAAGACTCAACTCCTTTGAAAGACTTATTGGTGAAGGGTGGAGACATATCAGTGAGGGAATTCATCCTAGTGATCAAACTGGTGGAGTGGAGGATCCGGAGGGACAGTGA